A window from uncultured Desulfobacter sp. encodes these proteins:
- the gpmA gene encoding 2,3-diphosphoglycerate-dependent phosphoglycerate mutase: protein MYKLVLLRHGLSEWNIQNRFTGWHDVDLAEAGMTESRQAGQALRDAGFQFDTAHTSMLKRAIRTLWVILDQLDQMWMPVVRDWRLNEKHYGALQGLNKADTAAKYGEDQVLIWRRSYDISPPPVSEDDDRFPGNDQRYTGIEKSRLPKTECLKNTVDRVVECWNETISKEIRSGKKLLIVAHGNSLRALVKYLEQITDKKIIELNIPTGIPLIYELDSDLKVVRHYYLTDEDMLKDAMAAVVKQGKAK, encoded by the coding sequence ATGTATAAACTTGTTTTGCTTCGCCACGGTCTCAGTGAATGGAATATACAGAATCGCTTTACCGGCTGGCATGATGTCGATCTGGCAGAGGCAGGCATGACAGAGTCGCGCCAGGCTGGACAAGCACTTCGTGACGCAGGGTTTCAATTCGATACCGCGCATACGTCGATGCTTAAGCGGGCTATACGTACGCTCTGGGTGATTCTTGACCAACTCGACCAAATGTGGATGCCAGTTGTCCGCGATTGGAGGCTGAATGAGAAACATTACGGGGCATTGCAGGGGCTCAATAAAGCCGATACAGCAGCCAAATACGGCGAAGACCAGGTACTGATTTGGAGAAGAAGCTACGATATTTCACCGCCGCCTGTTTCTGAAGATGACGACCGTTTCCCTGGCAATGATCAACGATACACCGGCATTGAGAAGAGCAGGCTTCCCAAAACTGAATGTCTCAAAAATACGGTTGACAGGGTAGTCGAGTGCTGGAACGAAACAATATCCAAAGAGATACGATCAGGCAAAAAGCTTCTCATCGTTGCACATGGCAACAGCCTTCGGGCACTTGTCAAGTATTTGGAGCAAATTACGGACAAAAAAATTATTGAACTCAATATTCCTACTGGTATTCCTTTAATTTACGAGCTTGATTCCGATCTCAAGGTTGTACGTCATTATTATCTTACAGATGAGGATATGCTCAAGGACGCAATGGCCGCAGTTGTAAAACAGGGAAAGGCAAAATGA
- a CDS encoding AAA family ATPase, whose product MNNKTPQKTPQTLLPKAAATSIFEMSGAEFEPDIAAKMWSKILNHKWILSEKVGRDVGLRTACIDFLENMEQAHDEYRTYKHKDILMEMGAQTFSREMWDTIADSQPPKQLVQRRIILPLKEETLAQKHGVVHPRAIIFFGPPGTGKTHFVKAIAGVLSWWYIEILPSMLMVDGVEKVGANLREVMQKAGNLDKVVLFVDEFEEIAGSRDRADRIDKSITNEFLKQIPLLKNQKNKILLVCATNYIRQLDSAMLRPGRFDCVIPVGGLDRQGRTTILEYYIAKLNTGQINMDQLIEMTSGLTPADIQYLFDQVAYFAFEQEIIDKKDYRVSTDTFIQIMSKVPPSLSQEVIEEFEKDRITYSRV is encoded by the coding sequence ATGAACAATAAGACACCGCAAAAGACACCGCAAACTCTTTTACCGAAAGCCGCTGCGACCAGTATCTTTGAAATGAGCGGAGCTGAGTTTGAGCCGGATATTGCTGCTAAAATGTGGTCTAAAATATTAAATCATAAGTGGATTCTTTCTGAAAAAGTCGGCCGGGACGTCGGTTTACGGACAGCCTGCATTGATTTTTTAGAAAATATGGAACAGGCTCATGATGAATACAGGACCTATAAACACAAAGATATCCTCATGGAGATGGGAGCACAGACTTTCAGCAGGGAAATGTGGGATACCATAGCCGACTCTCAGCCCCCAAAGCAACTGGTGCAGCGCAGAATAATTCTGCCCCTGAAAGAAGAAACCCTTGCACAAAAACATGGCGTTGTTCATCCCAGAGCAATCATATTTTTCGGACCTCCAGGCACAGGAAAGACTCATTTTGTAAAGGCCATAGCAGGTGTCTTGTCCTGGTGGTACATTGAGATTCTACCGAGCATGCTTATGGTGGATGGCGTTGAAAAAGTCGGGGCAAATCTGCGTGAAGTCATGCAAAAGGCAGGAAATCTTGATAAAGTTGTCCTTTTTGTAGATGAATTCGAAGAAATAGCCGGCAGCCGTGACAGGGCAGACAGGATTGATAAGTCCATTACTAACGAATTTTTAAAACAGATTCCCCTGCTCAAGAATCAAAAAAACAAAATACTCCTGGTTTGCGCCACTAATTATATTCGGCAGCTGGATTCTGCTATGCTCAGACCTGGAAGGTTTGACTGTGTTATTCCGGTTGGCGGATTGGACAGGCAAGGAAGGACAACCATCCTTGAGTATTATATTGCAAAGCTTAATACCGGGCAAATCAATATGGATCAACTTATTGAAATGACATCCGGGCTCACCCCTGCTGACATCCAGTATCTTTTCGATCAGGTGGCATATTTTGCATTTGAGCAGGAGATTATTGATAAAAAGGACTACCGGGTAAGCACAGATACATTCATTCAAATAATGTCAAAAGTTCCCCCCTCTCTGAGCCAAGAAGTAATTGAAGAATTTGAAAAAGACAGGATTACCTATTCACGGGTGTAA
- a CDS encoding SPFH domain-containing protein, with the protein MKLPVVQEVRRFEKRLLVWDGDPNQVPTKGREFIWVDTTARWRIADAKKFLENVASEKGAQSRLNDILDSVVRDQVSSSELVELVRSASWEVLEGEALKEIPKEREEELKREIARGREEITRTILTEAQKIIPQHGIELVDVRIKRLDYVESVREKVYERMISELKSTSCIMVTILCTM; encoded by the coding sequence ATGAAACTGCCCGTTGTGCAGGAGGTCCGGCGATTCGAAAAGCGTCTGCTGGTCTGGGACGGAGACCCGAACCAGGTTCCCACCAAGGGGCGCGAGTTCATTTGGGTGGATACCACCGCCCGATGGCGGATTGCCGATGCGAAAAAATTTTTGGAGAATGTGGCCAGCGAAAAAGGGGCCCAGTCGCGTCTGAACGATATTCTCGATTCGGTGGTACGCGACCAGGTGTCAAGCAGCGAACTCGTTGAACTCGTGCGCAGCGCATCGTGGGAAGTGCTCGAGGGCGAGGCCCTGAAGGAGATACCAAAGGAGCGCGAAGAGGAACTTAAAAGGGAGATTGCCCGGGGCAGGGAGGAGATCACCCGAACAATACTGACTGAAGCACAGAAGATCATCCCGCAACACGGTATTGAACTTGTGGATGTTCGTATCAAGCGCCTTGACTACGTTGAAAGCGTCCGTGAAAAGGTCTATGAGCGCATGATTTCCGAATTAAAATCAACATCATGCATAATGGTAACAATTTTATGCACCATGTGA
- a CDS encoding heme-binding domain-containing protein — protein sequence MKTILKIIAAICFAGVVVQFIPITKDNPPVTGEIAVSEKVQQIVKRSCYDCHSNETKWPWYSRIAPISWLVARDVKEGRQNLNFSTWQNLAKAEQENLKNRIQLEVSEDSMPPFIYKLGHPDAKMSENEKEAIIKWASKKNPS from the coding sequence ATGAAAACAATTTTGAAAATTATTGCGGCCATTTGCTTTGCAGGTGTTGTCGTCCAATTCATCCCCATCACCAAGGATAATCCTCCTGTAACAGGTGAAATAGCAGTATCTGAAAAAGTCCAACAGATTGTCAAGCGGTCCTGTTATGACTGCCATTCAAACGAAACAAAATGGCCCTGGTACAGCAGGATTGCACCCATTTCCTGGCTTGTGGCAAGGGATGTGAAAGAAGGGAGACAAAATTTAAATTTTTCCACTTGGCAGAATTTAGCTAAGGCGGAACAGGAAAACCTCAAGAACAGGATTCAACTTGAGGTTTCTGAGGATTCCATGCCCCCGTTTATCTACAAATTGGGACATCCGGATGCCAAGATGTCTGAGAATGAAAAAGAAGCTATAATTAAATGGGCATCTAAAAAAAATCCATCCTGA